The Paramisgurnus dabryanus chromosome 6, PD_genome_1.1, whole genome shotgun sequence genome has a window encoding:
- the LOC135744312 gene encoding uncharacterized protein: MQEDERFKNMATHWVNGVKKRLKKPCDSRVHQEVLIIRGDAKEFMEGYINEVQEKEHCYFRPPVCPRQDYYYYGCDRGNHAAGKSKGEATQTRANSCKAYISFKVITDAGISGAIIQKMLQHTGHDEANSKEKNRIHPDLHSLIEIWLQHGCSTSEILIKSYDWAQQNGHVDKKDRRFYVTPNDIRLLKKKLRGVSDSDSVSVDHLVSMELRDNICFYQPLHNEEPFILVVQTPFQKQLLQENPHPMVFMDASYKGITAYGYAFYALLLINKTGRGVPFAYFILSKETTATVSLCLQKLQLSNPGFYPRSVMMDRDLRVLNAIKSVFPKAKLLLCWFHVLQAVNRWLVKTDGGHLTPEQRNVVIHAMASMKACLTEEEFLNVSAKKCSEIDNFLDSPHVTTYLKTNWFTYAELWVNFGRTFYHCSSETNNKAERFFLTLKYQFLRGQANRRVDQLLLLLCGDVEKYYSYMDGLSEAGRLTLSSSAAHQAAALLFKNGVGKDLDIEAGQCSVPSQSTNTAYKVNLLHFTCECTNFRMGNICKHLLLVKMEVDRRGIDIEKMRNTKALEIISLRLYQQTEDEITIFSSDGTMSIVNRKTPTLCTCIFGERCVCIHVTHVLKPQDILTDPNENAHVSEASHNPPIQSMLLDLLEWSKSEAFEHTPELYNTIQRAHKRAFGKFTAVSRKRKITPLHGYRKKIKKARLQRAVVENFKNKRRARST, from the exons AATATGGCGACACATTGGGTGAATGGTGTTAAAAAACGGTTGAAGAAGCCATGTGACTCCAGGGTCCACCAAGAagttcttattattagggggGATGCCAAGGAGTTCATGGAGGGTTACATCAATGAAGTGCAGGAGAAGGAGCATTGCTACTTCAGACCACCAGTCTGCCCCCGGCAAGACTATTATTACTATGGCTGTGACCGTGGGAATCATGCTGCAGGCAAAAGTAAGGGAGAAGCCACACAAACTCGGGCCAATTCTTGCAAGGCATACATCTCTTTCAAAGTCATCACGGATGCCGGAATATCAGGTGCCATAATCCAAAAGATGCTACAACACACTGGCCATGACGAGGCTAATTCTAAAGAGAAAAACCGCATCCATCCAGACCTGCATTCCCTCATCGAAATATGGCTTCAACACGGTTGTTCCACTTCTGAGATCTTAATAAAAAGCTATGATTGGGCTCAACAAAATGGGCATGTGGACAAAAAAGACCGCCGGTTTTACGTGACCCCTAATGACATTCgacttttaaagaaaaaactcagaGGTGTGAGTGACAGTGATTCTGTCAGTGTGGACCATTTGGTTTCCATGGAACTCAGAGACAACATCTGTTTTTATCAGCCACTTCACAATGAAGAACCATTCATTTTAGTTGTACAAACACCATTTCAAAAACAACTTTTGCAAGAGAACCCCCATCCAATGGTTTTCATGGATGCTTCATACAAAGGCATAACAGCCTACGGGTATGCATTTTATGCACTGTTATTGATAAACAAAACTGGAAGAGGCGTGCCATTTGCCTATTTTATCCTGAGCAAGGAAACTACTGCAACCGTAAGCCTCTGCCTACAGAAGCTTCAATTGAGTAACCCAGGCTTCTATCCAAG GTCAGTGATGATGGACCGTGACTTGAGAGTGCTTAATGCTATTAAAAGCGTTTTCCCAAAGGCAAAGCTTCTCCTTTGTTGGTTCCATGTGCTTCAG GCTGTTAACCGGTGGCTTGTGAAGACAGATGGAGGTCACCTGACACCTGAACAAAGAAATGTGGTCATTCATGCAATGGCATCAATGAAAGCATGCCTGACG GAGGAAGAGTTTCTCAATGTATCTGCCAAGAAATGCAGTGAGATCGACAACTTTTTGGATAGTCCCCATGTAACAACTTATCTGAAGACAAATTGGTTTACTTATGCCGAGCTGTGGGTAAACTTTGGAAGAACGTTCTATCACTGTAGCAGTGAGACAAACAACAAGGCTGAAAG ATTCTTCCTTACATTGAAATACCAGTTTCTGCGAGGCCAGGCAAACCGAAGAGTCGACCAACTTCTGCTCTTGCTATGTGGAGATGTAGAAAAGTATTACAG CTACATGGATGGCCTCAGCGAAGCAGGACGACTGACATTATCCAGCTCTGCTGCTCACCAGGCTGCTGCGCTGCTATTTAAAAATGGCGTGGGCAAAGATTTGGACATAGAAGCAGGGCAGTGCTCTGTGCCGTCACAATCAACCAACACAGCCTACAAAGTTAACTTGTTACACTTCACGTGTGAATGCACCAATTTCCGGATGGGAAACATATGCAAACATCTTCTCTTGGTGAAGATGGAGGTAGACAGGAGAGGTATTGACATTGAAAAAATGCGGAATACTAAAGCGTTAGAAATCATCAGCCTCCGTCTCTACCAGCAGACTGAAGATGAAATAACCATCTTCAGTAGTGATGGGACTATGAGTATTGTGAATAGGAAAACTCCGACTTTGTGCACATGCATTTTTGGAGAAAGATGTGTTTGCATACATGTCACACATGTCCTCAAGCCTCAAGACATTCTCACAGACCCCAACGAAAATGCACACGTTTCTGAAGCCTCCCATAATCCTCCCATACAGTCCATGTTATTAGACCTACTAGAGTGGAGCAAGTCCGAAGCATTTGAACATACCCCTGAACTGTACAATACCATCCAAAGAGCACACAAGCGGGCTTTTGGAAAATTCACTGctgtgtccagaaaaagaaaaattacCCCTTTACATGGTTAccgtaaaaaaattaaaaaagctaGACTGCAGAGAGCAGTAGTTGagaactttaaaaacaaaagaagAGCAAGAAGCACTTAA
- the LOC135744121 gene encoding uncharacterized protein: MNNLETLKSQGLHSDDVLGTIGPFKIYLGSLEALLGPFEIPDEVMNALFLIMSRSQPGTEAINSQAMSLILEGSSRARSTYFLKKNILKEASAVFGPYLVGECHWTLFHCNLKEGTITYIDSLGEQPQRCFQIIENWSLFAASRGCQGPWKLIQRDHDLQNDSVSCGVFAIMFAEMVLQGQEGHLQCLPIAQERERLGTLLINSLDTKTLRRKKGKIDKPKNTDKPVGEHPCAVDGDPAQESESTECKQVDGDPAQESESTECKQVDGDPAQESESTECKQVDGDPAQESESTECKQVDGDPAQESESTECKQVDGDPAQESESTECEQTLFEVESVLRLPDGTKAKRYKVTREELVRRCGPPEGFSPNALVAYLRKGKSQKEALMAKLHDSQVEPGPRIRLSTSVSKLCEEECLALAEDLNYMGFKYLPIQKMGQACLEEDHLEAIVKAQHCRQTLTRIKTAMEANWSDYNLATHGLGPEILKGAFSLIDACLVEAENLHCFQK, from the exons ATGAACA ACTTAGAAACACTGAAGTCCCAAGGACTTCATAGTGATGATGTCCTTGGGACAATTGGGCCTTTTAAAATCTATTTGGGCAGTTTGGAGGCCCTTTTAGGCCCTTTCGAAATTCCAGATGAG GTGATGAATGCCTTATTTCTCATCATGAGCAGG AGCCAGCCTGGGACAGAGGCTATTAATAGTCAGGCTATGAGCCTGATTTTGGAGGGCAGCTCCAGGGCCAGGAGTACTTATTTCTTAAAA AAAAACATTCTTAAAGAAGCCAGTGCCGTCTTCGGGCCCTACTTGGTGGGAGAGTGCCACTGGACCCTCTTT CATTGCAACTTGAAAGAGGGAACAATAACTTACATTGATTCCTTGGGGGAGCAACCACAGCGTTGCTTCCAAATAATAGAAAATTGGAG CTTATTTGCTGCTAGCAGAGGCTGCCAAGGGCCCTGGAAGCTGATACAGAGGGACCATGACTTGCAAAACGACTCTGTGTCATGTGGAGTGTTTGCAATAATG TTTGCAGAAATGGTCCTCCAGGGACAAGAAGGTCACCTCCAATGCCTCCCCATTGCTCAAGAGCGGGAGAGACTTGGGACTTTGTTGATTAACTCCCTTG ATACGAAGACTCTAAGGAGAAAAAAG GGAAAAATTGACAAGCCTAAAAATACAG ATAAACCTGTTGGAGAGCACCCATGTGCAG TAGATGGTGACCCTGCACAGGAATCTGAGTCTACAGAGTGTAAACAAG TAGATGGTGACCCTGCACAGGAATCTGAGTCTACAGAGTGTAAACAAG TAGATGGTGACCCTGCACAGGAATCTGAGTCTACAGAGTGTAAACAAG TAGATGGTGACCCTGCACAGGAATCTGAGTCTACAGAGTGTAAACAAG TAGATGGTGACCCTGCACAGGAATCTGAGTCTACAGAGTGTAAACAAG TAGATGGTGACCCTGCACAGGAATCTGAGTCTACAGAGTGTGAACAAA CATTATTTGAAGTGGAGAGTGTTCTCCGATTACCTGACGGGACCAAGGCCAAAAG ATATAAAGTGACTAGGGAGGAACTGGTTAGAAGGTGTGGGCCACCAGAGGGCTTTTCACCCAATGCTCTGGTGGCCTACTTAAGGAAAGGCAAGAGCCAGAAAGAGGCGCTCATGGCCAAGTTGCACGACTCACAGGTGGAGCCAGGACCACGAATCAGGCTGTCAACAAGTGTCAGCAAGTTGTGTGAAG AAGAATGTCTGGCCCTTGCAGAGGATTTAAATTACATGGGTTTTAAATACCTACCAATTCAAAAAATGGGCCAGGCTTGCCTGGAGGAGGACCATCTTGAGGCCATCGTCAAGGCCCAACACTGCAG GCAGACACTAACAAGGATAAAGACAGCGATGGAGGCCAACTGGTCCGATTACAATCTTGCTACGCATGGCCTTGGGCCAGAAATTTTGAAGGGTGCGTTTTCTTTAATTGATGCGTGCCTGGTCGAGGCAGAGAACCTCCACTGCTTCCAGAAGTAA